The following are from one region of the Pelagibaculum spongiae genome:
- the dltA gene encoding non-ribosomal peptide synthetase — MTIKNLITELAKRDIQLRLEQGRLAFSAPEGAFTAELKQQVSANKAKVVAFLEQAARLKTQTIATIPGSRAQLPLSFAQERLWFIDQLEGGTASYNMAALYRLTGSLNLAALDQAFFQISQRHEVLRSRFNGGDGQPYICADLDGLHLNRLIEITEITQVTASAKVLANQPFQLTDGPLVIAQPYRLAADDHQLLICMHHIISDGWSVSCLINELSEFYAAAVEKRQPKLPPLALQYADFAAWQRNKLTGVQLEKQTAFWLDKLAGSEPLALASDFKRSPGKPSAGITSKLLCKNTVGRLSAIGNSQQTTQFMNLMAIWSLQLSRLANQQKIVIGAPVAGRDRNELQPLIGLFLNTLAFASEIDWTQSFRSWLGQTRATILDAWQHQDIPFEKIVETLQPERDITRTPVFQVFLNMLNLPKSEGGLAGLQIEQLSLGDSAEQAKFDLTLYASETEQGIKLDLLYRKDLFKQQTAEYWLNQLVEYSQLLIAAPDTPLSEIALPIPATGNLAKSAREQAFLAPAEPKQFKAPLQLLSEQIQQNPLAIAVSSPDLQMNYQQLSERVFSVYRQIQTTASTLSIVGHDSANISGLTVAVLAERNTDLVVNLLAAFACGGSVMVLDSAWPAERLKKQLSLANVDVVLAAEMSSTALPTELDLNNTCYLLKCAANPIDFADANDFWSDLSSYKQFETARWITFSSGTTGQPKGMVSQLQAFSAFADWYLPQVNSSLQFNISQSNGNLSSSNSAQSINSPLLAGLSHDPLLRDLFMPLISGGCLHIPSDQLRKDGVALAQWIDEKQISLLHLTPALAQLMLFSNLPNIAALASVKMAVFGGDKLSPSLLPQLKQLLPSASCFNGYGLSETPQLVTLYPIDLEADATSNSSLPIGKLSQFNPCYQFELFDLTSNHPINPTHLAGNSLVGSNQLGELVVRSHWLSSGLSKGLDKDQPQLSETTILKTGDLAVVTSQGEVCYQQRKDQQVKLRGYRIELEDVRFALREAGFANSWVDVCSLSASASGTDSEDNQALVAWIKASDIELIGQQDQSSQLPSLIASDAAKAIKQQLAEKLPAFMLPTFWIALENIPLNANGKIDRHALPRPDQIKSENLTEQQLPQGDFEVGLAEIWSELLSVKTIAREDDFFSLGGHSLMAMRLIAQIRHQFSIELPLKQIFTSPDLQAMAARIEQLQEGGAGGDSESGQISLPPLLKIEQRPELLPLTSSQKRLWFIQQLEPTDTRYNLQFAIRIKGSLDTKKLANCFDQLVQRHVLLHSCFPQKKGEPYIQLLAREHLPQLQMIDQSLTTEGHSLDQAMAMAYQMAAKPYNLLSDSSIRSQLVSLNQQQNDYLLLLGMHHIVGDAWSTRVLFSELFSLYQNQSLPELEIDFVDFSLWQQQHGELANHQVNWWVEQLSGVENLQLPYRANADTNADTRQPQTEKGIGHYRFSIDAVQSQKLKSLLTQQKTTLFTGLFSLWSWLLSRYSYQNDFAIGTPVAGRDHLQLHQQIGFFVNTLVLRADLSKDLSFNQLLQQSQQLCLDAWEHAQAPLDQVIEQLDLPRDLKKQPLFQTMLVLQNRQSANQLSGLSELADSGLQIEPCQLDLERSASELQLNVIEHDQLEFDLVWQKNLFDEPLIHRMAKNLQLLIDQVLLSPNSVMSKLSWPMLEERLPLKGKSLNIPTQQSPVQLLQQLAQQHGQQIAVICADQQISFEQLHQQSLNLALHLQNAGVTNKDLVAFYLPRSINQIVAMAAIWQLGAGWLPMDPDYPSQRSNQILKISQAKVLLDCNQTPYSSDLNLTLKAINLDRLQLTEPVPENLKLEAFNAQSPAYLIFTSGSSGEPKGVRISHAAVNHLQYALADQIDQLPIEQGMLGHRVAVNASVAFDGAIKQLIQLYRGATLVLLDQQMRLDPPVMLAYLNRHHVSRLDVTPSQLTALLDARAESVNHLPKTLLVGGETINNMLWQTIVSLKDVTAFNVYGPTEATVDATCQPIVGTTPSLGQPLANLQLSIVDQFKRPAPAGAKGQLLIAGPQLAIDYLNQPQLTAEKFINFPQGDETDQQKTYLTGDGVRQLLSADGSASLQYIERLDRQIKIRGFRIEPGEIQQSIRAQAGVSDAVVVVRIDPKTQQPQLIAWIVADLDADSLALDKPFDFMALEQQLAQQLPEYMIPRLWSVVAQWPTNRSGKIDISQLKTPEFDPKDQAEQAAVVQTQLEKQVAEIWQQLLKLDYLPANQQNFFSLGGHSLLATRLVSAVKDQFNRTLPIKQIFETPLLTDFCRALDTQINRPTDSTANAHFLELPIEAKSKDMHVIPLSFSQQRIWFVDQMLQQDYLLGQGSPADPTSIIDQDLTATQNLPLDQRSLQPIGSNSIEQQLAGQHSIEQRQKKSGQELPGGMGKKFSGGLNLSGVLQLESGLETLDIARLQQAFVSLLTRHQVLSGSFIHNLQQSSPSDQSQQNSPANDGSEQQNQLAFQAKDPSDFVLHQQDFTGYAEQAGAIAETRIQQFLTEGFDLANGPLLAAKLFKIDATSWLLAVKIHHIAADGWSVRLVMNELARLYLNLPLESLPIQYADYALWQQQWLQSTQAKQQLDWWKRQLQDLTPINLYHDPEPQFSQMALEQLNAVGQQVEFALNQDLSQSINGLSAKFNASPFMVFVSLWQLQLSRWSGQQDICLGTPVAGRNQPQLESLIGLFLNNLVLRSHIDPEASFADLLSAVRSQTLDAYTHQDLPFEQIIEALDLPRDPDQSPIFQCFINMLNLPDFSTTENQQALQIKPWAAAEQLPPQPKFDIELYIQPQQDQSYLLRLVYRGDKFSRQRMQWMLQQLEGFAQSVVNSAQQPVKQICAIEQAAEFTPAQLLKLNSPQAAHPLLKIYRHAAHWPQAIAIIEQSASQPSEISYQQLINQIENQAQAYLQQGISAGDCVALLVERNVSLVVNLLALARVGAVHLLLDSQWPVARIEQVLQQAKPVLLVDLSEKDFALPRTHQNHQSYQTLTAKQLSDALQSAQIEKKPLPVIDQQLLQQGGWITFTSGTTGKPQGICSSMQPLADFLLLWQQQIKIEQIDRVSMLSGLGHDPLLRDIWLPLTCGATLMIPNKVDIRDQKQLENWLSQTGVTVAHITPAMSQILANCDAILPTLRCICFGGDKLRQHHIQTIKQLAPAAAIFNGYGASETPQLMVVANVTDLKTQQLPIGIPLSDVLVQLERSDGQPAEPFETGEIHLISNRLAKGYLGSETGGFYQKQQLAAYKTGDIGWQDSQGQLHYLRRKDQQVSIRGYRVEPVEIALAVKQLEGVLDAYVIAWPNKDDDPLLAAYVVTEQKPADESAAFSAAKAALAKVLPQYMVPNAFVLLETIPLNANGKVDLAQLTRPEKKFIQTTEYQAPQSALEIALAEIWQGLLGIEKVGIYDNFFDLGGHSLLVTQMLLRLKQHNGVDLPLRAVFEMPTIAGLAELASAMVNINNNQQNAALDVTDQFDSGDLEDEEEEFL, encoded by the coding sequence GTGACCATTAAAAATTTGATTACTGAGCTGGCCAAGCGAGATATTCAGCTTCGGCTGGAGCAGGGCCGTTTGGCATTTAGTGCACCTGAAGGTGCTTTTACTGCTGAATTAAAGCAACAGGTTTCGGCCAATAAAGCCAAGGTGGTGGCTTTTTTAGAACAAGCTGCCCGGCTTAAAACACAAACCATTGCCACTATTCCCGGTTCTAGGGCGCAATTACCCTTATCTTTTGCCCAAGAGCGCTTATGGTTTATCGACCAGTTGGAAGGCGGAACGGCCAGTTACAACATGGCGGCCTTGTATCGCTTAACCGGCAGTTTAAATTTAGCGGCATTAGATCAAGCCTTTTTTCAAATTAGCCAGCGCCATGAAGTATTAAGAAGTCGTTTTAATGGTGGCGATGGTCAGCCGTATATTTGCGCCGATTTAGACGGTTTGCATCTTAATCGGTTAATTGAAATTACTGAAATTACTCAGGTAACAGCTAGCGCTAAAGTATTGGCTAACCAGCCATTTCAATTAACTGATGGTCCTTTAGTTATTGCCCAGCCTTATCGGTTGGCAGCAGATGATCATCAGCTTTTGATCTGCATGCACCATATTATTTCTGATGGTTGGTCGGTGTCGTGCCTGATAAATGAATTAAGCGAATTTTATGCGGCGGCAGTAGAAAAGCGACAGCCGAAATTACCACCATTAGCTTTGCAATATGCAGATTTTGCAGCTTGGCAGCGCAATAAGCTAACCGGCGTGCAACTAGAAAAACAAACCGCTTTTTGGCTAGATAAGCTTGCTGGTAGCGAACCTTTGGCATTAGCCAGTGACTTTAAACGCAGCCCCGGAAAGCCTTCTGCTGGCATCACTTCAAAACTACTGTGTAAAAACACAGTAGGACGGCTTTCGGCCATTGGTAACTCCCAGCAAACCACTCAGTTTATGAATTTGATGGCGATTTGGTCACTGCAGCTCAGTCGTTTAGCCAATCAACAAAAAATAGTCATCGGCGCGCCAGTTGCCGGTCGTGACCGCAATGAACTGCAACCGTTAATTGGTCTGTTTTTGAATACACTGGCATTTGCCAGCGAGATTGATTGGACGCAATCCTTCCGATCTTGGCTCGGTCAAACACGCGCGACAATTCTCGATGCCTGGCAGCATCAAGATATTCCGTTTGAAAAAATTGTTGAAACCCTGCAACCAGAACGAGATATCACAAGAACGCCGGTGTTTCAGGTTTTCCTCAACATGCTGAATTTGCCAAAATCCGAAGGGGGGTTGGCCGGCTTGCAAATCGAGCAATTATCTTTAGGTGATAGTGCTGAGCAGGCCAAGTTTGATTTAACTCTATATGCCAGTGAAACCGAGCAGGGGATTAAACTAGATCTGTTATATCGCAAAGATCTTTTCAAGCAACAAACCGCTGAATATTGGCTCAACCAGCTGGTTGAATACAGCCAGTTATTAATTGCGGCACCCGATACGCCATTATCCGAAATTGCCTTGCCGATTCCAGCTACCGGAAATCTTGCAAAGTCAGCACGAGAGCAAGCTTTCTTAGCGCCGGCTGAACCGAAGCAATTTAAAGCGCCTTTGCAATTGCTTTCAGAGCAAATACAGCAAAACCCTTTAGCAATCGCCGTTAGCTCACCAGATCTTCAGATGAATTATCAGCAATTATCTGAGCGGGTTTTCTCTGTTTATCGCCAAATTCAAACGACAGCGAGCACGCTAAGTATTGTTGGCCATGACTCGGCTAATATTTCTGGTTTGACGGTCGCAGTGTTGGCAGAGCGAAATACCGATCTGGTGGTCAATCTACTGGCAGCTTTTGCCTGCGGTGGTTCGGTAATGGTGCTGGATTCTGCTTGGCCAGCAGAACGATTAAAGAAACAGTTAAGTTTGGCCAATGTCGATGTTGTGCTGGCGGCTGAAATGTCATCGACTGCTTTGCCGACTGAGCTGGATTTAAATAACACTTGTTATTTATTAAAATGCGCTGCGAATCCAATTGATTTTGCTGACGCCAATGATTTTTGGAGCGATCTGTCTTCTTACAAGCAATTTGAAACAGCGCGTTGGATTACTTTTAGCTCAGGCACCACTGGCCAACCAAAAGGTATGGTTAGCCAATTACAGGCATTTTCTGCTTTTGCTGATTGGTATTTGCCACAGGTTAATTCATCGCTTCAATTTAATATCAGTCAATCTAATGGCAATTTATCCAGCAGCAATTCGGCGCAATCCATAAATTCACCATTATTAGCCGGTTTATCGCATGACCCGCTGCTGCGTGATTTATTTATGCCACTGATTAGCGGTGGTTGTTTACATATCCCTAGCGATCAGCTCAGAAAAGACGGCGTGGCCCTGGCGCAATGGATTGATGAAAAGCAGATTAGTTTGTTGCACCTAACACCTGCTTTGGCACAACTGATGCTGTTTTCCAATCTGCCTAATATAGCTGCTTTAGCCTCGGTTAAAATGGCGGTATTTGGTGGTGATAAATTATCGCCAAGTCTGTTACCGCAGTTAAAACAGTTGTTGCCAAGCGCTAGTTGCTTTAATGGTTATGGTTTATCTGAAACACCTCAGTTAGTGACGCTTTACCCGATTGATTTAGAAGCAGATGCAACCAGCAATAGTTCGCTGCCAATTGGCAAGTTATCTCAATTCAATCCTTGCTATCAGTTTGAGCTGTTTGATTTAACTTCGAATCATCCAATCAATCCAACGCATTTGGCTGGTAATAGTTTGGTCGGCTCTAATCAGTTGGGTGAGTTAGTGGTTCGCTCTCACTGGTTATCAAGCGGGTTATCTAAAGGTTTGGATAAGGATCAACCTCAGCTGTCTGAAACAACCATTTTAAAAACCGGCGATCTGGCGGTAGTCACATCTCAAGGTGAGGTGTGTTATCAGCAGCGTAAAGATCAGCAAGTAAAATTACGCGGTTATCGCATCGAATTAGAAGATGTACGTTTTGCTCTACGTGAAGCGGGTTTTGCCAATAGTTGGGTAGATGTTTGTAGTCTTAGTGCGAGTGCGAGTGGTACTGATTCAGAAGATAATCAAGCGCTAGTAGCATGGATTAAAGCTTCTGATATTGAATTGATCGGACAACAAGATCAAAGCAGTCAATTGCCTTCGTTAATTGCCTCGGATGCAGCCAAAGCGATTAAGCAACAATTAGCAGAAAAATTACCCGCATTTATGTTGCCGACTTTTTGGATTGCATTGGAAAACATTCCATTAAATGCAAACGGCAAAATAGATCGCCATGCACTACCTCGGCCTGATCAAATCAAATCGGAAAACCTTACGGAGCAACAATTACCACAAGGCGATTTTGAAGTTGGCCTAGCTGAAATTTGGTCTGAGCTGTTGTCGGTGAAAACGATTGCTAGAGAAGATGACTTTTTTTCTTTGGGCGGACATTCATTGATGGCGATGCGATTAATTGCGCAAATCCGCCATCAATTTTCCATCGAATTGCCGTTAAAACAGATATTCACCAGCCCTGACTTGCAGGCGATGGCCGCACGAATAGAGCAATTACAGGAGGGTGGCGCTGGGGGCGATTCCGAGAGTGGTCAGATCAGCTTGCCGCCACTGCTTAAAATTGAGCAACGACCTGAACTTTTACCACTGACTTCATCGCAAAAACGGCTGTGGTTTATCCAGCAGCTGGAACCTACAGACACTCGTTATAACCTGCAATTTGCGATTCGAATTAAAGGCTCGCTAGATACCAAAAAGCTGGCAAATTGTTTTGATCAGTTAGTGCAACGGCATGTTTTATTGCATAGCTGTTTTCCCCAGAAAAAAGGCGAACCTTATATTCAGTTGTTGGCCAGAGAGCACCTGCCGCAGCTGCAAATGATCGATCAAAGCCTTACCACTGAAGGGCATTCATTAGATCAAGCAATGGCGATGGCCTATCAAATGGCCGCCAAGCCATATAATTTGTTAAGTGACTCATCGATTCGCAGTCAATTGGTTTCATTGAATCAGCAGCAAAATGATTATCTGCTATTGCTTGGTATGCATCATATTGTTGGTGACGCGTGGAGTACTCGCGTTCTATTTAGTGAGTTATTTAGTCTTTACCAAAATCAGTCGTTGCCAGAACTAGAAATCGATTTTGTTGATTTTTCCTTGTGGCAACAGCAGCACGGAGAACTCGCGAATCATCAAGTGAATTGGTGGGTTGAGCAATTATCTGGAGTTGAAAACCTTCAACTGCCATATCGTGCTAATGCCGATACAAACGCCGATACAAGGCAGCCTCAAACGGAGAAGGGGATTGGTCACTACCGATTCTCAATCGATGCAGTTCAATCTCAGAAGCTAAAAAGCCTACTGACGCAGCAAAAAACGACATTATTTACCGGTCTGTTTAGTTTGTGGAGTTGGCTGCTATCTCGCTATAGCTATCAAAATGACTTCGCCATCGGTACTCCGGTAGCCGGGCGAGATCATTTGCAGTTACATCAGCAAATTGGTTTTTTCGTTAATACCTTGGTGCTACGCGCCGATCTTTCGAAAGATTTGTCATTTAATCAGTTGCTGCAACAAAGTCAGCAGTTGTGTCTCGATGCCTGGGAGCACGCCCAAGCACCGCTAGATCAAGTGATTGAGCAATTAGATCTGCCGAGAGATTTGAAAAAACAGCCGTTATTCCAAACCATGTTGGTGCTACAAAATCGTCAAAGTGCTAATCAATTGTCGGGATTGTCTGAGCTAGCTGATAGCGGATTACAAATTGAACCTTGTCAGTTGGATTTGGAAAGAAGTGCTAGCGAATTACAGCTCAATGTAATTGAACATGACCAGTTGGAATTTGATCTGGTTTGGCAGAAAAACTTGTTCGATGAACCGCTAATTCATCGAATGGCAAAAAACCTGCAATTGCTAATCGATCAAGTACTGCTGTCGCCAAATAGCGTTATGTCAAAGCTCTCATGGCCAATGCTTGAAGAACGATTACCGCTGAAAGGTAAGTCACTAAATATTCCAACCCAGCAATCACCAGTACAACTGCTGCAGCAATTAGCGCAACAACATGGTCAACAGATTGCGGTGATTTGTGCCGATCAACAAATCAGCTTTGAGCAATTACATCAGCAGTCGTTAAACCTAGCGTTACATCTGCAGAATGCCGGTGTAACAAATAAAGATCTGGTGGCGTTTTATCTGCCGAGATCGATTAATCAAATCGTTGCGATGGCGGCAATTTGGCAGCTGGGCGCTGGCTGGCTGCCGATGGATCCAGATTATCCGTCGCAGCGTTCTAATCAAATTTTGAAAATTAGTCAGGCTAAAGTACTGCTCGATTGTAATCAGACGCCTTATTCAAGTGATCTTAACTTAACACTTAAAGCTATCAATTTAGATCGACTACAACTGACCGAGCCTGTGCCAGAAAATCTGAAGCTTGAGGCCTTTAATGCGCAAAGTCCGGCATACTTAATTTTCACCTCAGGTTCTAGTGGCGAACCGAAAGGCGTCAGAATTAGTCATGCTGCGGTTAATCATTTGCAATATGCGCTAGCCGATCAAATTGACCAATTACCTATTGAACAGGGAATGCTCGGTCACCGAGTGGCGGTAAATGCCTCGGTCGCTTTTGATGGCGCGATTAAACAGTTAATTCAACTTTATCGAGGTGCCACGCTGGTTTTATTGGATCAGCAAATGCGACTAGATCCACCAGTGATGTTAGCTTATCTCAATCGTCATCATGTCAGCCGTTTGGATGTCACACCTTCACAGTTAACTGCCTTGCTCGACGCCCGAGCAGAAAGTGTTAATCACTTACCAAAGACTTTATTAGTCGGTGGTGAGACGATTAATAACATGCTTTGGCAAACGATTGTTTCACTGAAAGATGTGACCGCTTTTAATGTTTATGGGCCAACAGAAGCAACGGTAGATGCTACTTGCCAACCAATTGTTGGTACGACACCTTCACTGGGTCAGCCGCTGGCCAATCTGCAATTATCAATTGTTGATCAGTTCAAAAGACCAGCCCCTGCCGGAGCCAAAGGCCAGCTGTTAATTGCGGGCCCACAGTTAGCGATTGACTATTTAAATCAGCCCCAGTTGACTGCTGAAAAATTTATTAACTTTCCCCAAGGCGATGAAACTGATCAGCAGAAAACTTATTTAACCGGTGACGGTGTGCGGCAATTATTGAGCGCTGATGGTTCAGCGAGCTTGCAATATATTGAGCGACTCGATCGGCAAATTAAAATCCGAGGCTTTCGAATTGAGCCGGGTGAAATCCAACAATCGATACGAGCGCAAGCTGGAGTTTCCGATGCGGTGGTGGTGGTTAGAATCGATCCAAAAACACAGCAGCCACAACTTATTGCTTGGATTGTTGCTGATTTAGATGCTGACTCTCTAGCGTTAGATAAGCCATTTGATTTCATGGCGTTGGAGCAGCAGTTAGCCCAGCAACTACCTGAATATATGATTCCGCGTTTATGGTCGGTGGTGGCGCAATGGCCAACCAACCGCAGCGGAAAAATCGATATTTCCCAGCTAAAAACGCCAGAATTTGATCCAAAAGATCAGGCCGAGCAAGCAGCAGTTGTGCAAACGCAGCTTGAAAAACAAGTCGCTGAAATTTGGCAGCAACTATTGAAACTGGATTATTTGCCAGCCAACCAGCAAAACTTCTTTTCATTGGGCGGCCATTCTTTATTGGCGACTCGCTTGGTATCGGCGGTTAAAGATCAATTTAATCGAACACTGCCAATTAAGCAGATTTTCGAAACACCGCTGCTGACTGATTTTTGCCGGGCACTAGATACGCAGATTAATCGGCCAACAGACAGTACTGCTAATGCGCATTTTTTAGAGCTTCCGATAGAAGCTAAATCTAAAGATATGCATGTTATACCATTATCTTTTTCGCAGCAGCGTATTTGGTTCGTTGATCAGATGCTGCAGCAAGATTACTTGCTTGGGCAGGGTTCGCCAGCTGATCCAACTTCAATAATAGACCAAGACCTGACAGCCACGCAGAATTTACCGCTTGATCAGCGTTCGTTGCAGCCAATAGGCTCGAATTCAATCGAGCAACAATTAGCTGGACAGCACTCAATTGAACAACGGCAGAAAAAATCCGGGCAAGAATTGCCTGGCGGCATGGGTAAAAAGTTTTCAGGAGGCTTGAACTTATCGGGTGTTTTGCAGCTTGAATCGGGGTTGGAAACTTTAGATATCGCTCGACTACAACAGGCATTTGTTAGTTTGTTGACCCGCCATCAGGTGCTTTCCGGCTCGTTTATTCATAACTTGCAGCAAAGTTCGCCATCAGACCAGTCGCAACAAAACAGTCCTGCTAATGATGGTAGCGAGCAGCAAAACCAGCTGGCATTTCAAGCTAAAGATCCTTCAGATTTTGTGCTGCACCAGCAAGACTTCACTGGATATGCCGAGCAGGCTGGCGCGATCGCTGAAACCCGAATTCAGCAATTTTTAACCGAAGGCTTTGATTTGGCGAATGGCCCATTGCTGGCAGCCAAGCTATTTAAAATTGATGCGACCAGTTGGTTGCTGGCAGTAAAAATTCACCATATTGCGGCAGATGGCTGGTCGGTTAGATTGGTAATGAACGAATTGGCTCGTTTGTATCTGAATTTGCCGTTGGAGTCGTTACCAATTCAATACGCAGACTATGCGTTGTGGCAGCAACAATGGCTACAAAGTACTCAGGCGAAGCAGCAATTAGATTGGTGGAAAAGACAGCTGCAAGATCTCACGCCAATCAATTTGTATCATGATCCTGAGCCTCAGTTTTCTCAGATGGCTTTGGAGCAACTCAATGCGGTAGGTCAGCAAGTTGAATTCGCTTTAAACCAGGATTTATCACAGTCAATCAATGGCTTATCGGCGAAATTTAACGCGTCACCTTTCATGGTGTTTGTTTCGCTTTGGCAGCTGCAGTTATCTCGCTGGAGTGGCCAGCAAGATATTTGCCTGGGCACGCCAGTAGCTGGCAGAAACCAACCACAGTTGGAATCATTGATCGGCTTGTTTTTGAATAACTTGGTGCTGCGAAGTCATATCGATCCTGAAGCGAGTTTTGCTGATTTATTATCTGCTGTGCGCAGCCAAACACTCGATGCATACACCCATCAAGATTTGCCTTTTGAGCAGATTATTGAGGCATTGGATTTACCAAGGGATCCGGATCAATCACCGATTTTCCAATGCTTTATTAATATGCTCAACTTGCCTGATTTCTCGACCACTGAAAATCAGCAGGCATTACAAATAAAACCTTGGGCTGCTGCAGAGCAGTTACCACCGCAGCCTAAGTTTGATATCGAGCTATATATTCAGCCGCAACAAGACCAGAGTTATTTGCTTCGCTTGGTATATCGAGGTGATAAATTCAGCCGCCAGAGAATGCAATGGATGCTGCAACAGCTGGAAGGTTTTGCTCAGTCGGTGGTTAATTCTGCCCAGCAACCGGTTAAACAAATCTGCGCGATTGAACAGGCTGCTGAATTTACGCCTGCGCAATTGCTGAAGTTAAATAGCCCGCAAGCGGCGCATCCATTATTAAAAATCTACCGTCACGCAGCACATTGGCCGCAAGCTATCGCGATTATCGAACAGTCAGCCAGTCAACCTAGCGAAATCAGCTACCAGCAATTGATTAATCAAATTGAAAATCAAGCGCAAGCCTACTTGCAGCAAGGTATCTCTGCTGGTGATTGTGTTGCCTTGCTGGTAGAAAGAAATGTTTCGTTAGTGGTTAATTTGCTGGCATTGGCTCGTGTTGGTGCAGTGCATTTGCTGTTAGATAGTCAATGGCCCGTCGCTCGAATTGAGCAGGTGTTGCAGCAGGCTAAGCCAGTTTTGCTGGTTGATCTGAGCGAGAAAGATTTCGCTTTGCCGCGCACTCATCAAAACCATCAAAGCTATCAAACGCTCACGGCAAAGCAGCTTTCAGATGCATTGCAATCAGCTCAAATTGAAAAGAAGCCACTGCCGGTGATCGATCAGCAGTTATTACAGCAGGGCGGCTGGATTACCTTCACTTCCGGCACCACCGGTAAACCGCAAGGTATTTGTTCCAGCATGCAACCGCTGGCTGACTTTCTATTGTTGTGGCAACAGCAGATTAAAATCGAACAAATCGATCGAGTCTCTATGCTTTCTGGCTTAGGTCATGATCCATTGCTGCGAGATATCTGGTTGCCACTGACTTGTGGCGCCACTTTAATGATTCCGAATAAAGTTGATATCCGCGATCAGAAGCAACTTGAAAACTGGTTGTCACAAACTGGCGTTACTGTTGCACACATTACACCGGCAATGTCGCAAATTTTGGCCAATTGCGACGCAATTTTGCCTACTTTGCGGTGCATTTGTTTCGGTGGTGATAAACTACGCCAGCATCATATTCAGACGATAAAACAACTTGCGCCAGCAGCAGCAATCTTCAATGGTTATGGTGCGAGTGAAACGCCGCAGCTAATGGTGGTTGCGAATGTTACCGATTTAAAAACACAGCAATTGCCGATTGGTATACCGCTATCTGATGTTTTGGTTCAGTTAGAACGTAGCGATGGTCAACCGGCTGAACCATTTGAAACTGGTGAGATTCATCTGATTTCTAATCGTTTGGCAAAAGGTTACCTAGGCAGCGAAACTGGCGGTTTTTATCAAAAACAGCAACTTGCTGCTTATAAAACTGGTGATATTGGTTGGCAGGATTCGCAAGGGCAATTGCATTATCTTCGCCGCAAAGATCAGCAGGTTTCTATTCGAGGATATCGGGTTGAACCGGTTGAGATTGCACTGGCAGTTAAACAGCTTGAAGGTGTTTTGGATGCTTATGTCATCGCCTGGCCAAATAAAGATGATGATCCGCTGTTGGCGGCTTATGTTGTCACCGAGCAAAAACCAGCCGATGAAAGTGCCGCGTTTTCAGCAGCAAAAGCAGCGCTGGCAAAAGTGTTACCGCAATACATGGTGCCCAACGCATTTGTCTTGTTGGAGACAATACCGCTAAATGCCAATGGCAAGGTCGATCTGGCGCAACTTACCAGACCGGAAAAGAAATTTATTCAAACCACAGAGTATCAAGCACCGCAAAGTGCGCTGGAAATTGCGTTGGCTGAGATTTGGCAAGGGCTGCTAGGTATTGAGAAAGTTGGTATCTATGATAATTTCTTCGATCTTGGCGGACACTCTTTGTTAGTGACGCAGATGTTACTGCGCTTGAAGCAGCATAATGGTGTCGATTTGCCGCTTCGTGCAGTATTTGAAATGCCTACCATTGCCGGTTTAGCTGAGCTTGCCAGTGCGATGGTCAATATAAATAATAATCAGCAAAACGCTGCACTGGATGTAACGGATCAATTTGATTCCGGTGATCTGGAGGATGAGGAAGAAGAATTCCTATAG